The window TCATAGACGGAAGCGGTAGTAGTAGAAGAGTATTGCGGGAATAAGGGAACAACGACAATACGCTTTACGCCTGCAGCTTCAAGTACAGACATGGCTTGTTCCATGCCGGGTTCGCTGTAAGCGAGGCCAAGCTCCACCTGATATTGGCTGCCAAGGCGTTTTTGCAGGCCTTCGCGCTGAGCCAGTGAATGCAGGAGCAGAGGTGAACCATCCTTGTGCCAGATGCTGTTGTACAGCTTGGCGGACCGGCGAGGCCTTACACGTAAAATAACCCCCCGCAGCAGAGGCTGCCACAGTAAAGGGGGATAGTCGATAATCCGGCGGTCCGACAAAAACCTGCGCAGATAGTTGCGGACTGCATTGGCGTTTGGCGCTTCGGGTGTTCCGATTTGGGCAAGAATTACTCCGACAGGGGATGGATTCATTTTGCGGACACTCACTTTCAGGGAACTTGACATCGTTTTAAAATATCACAACCCTAATTGGAAGCACAATACATAAAATCATAGGTTTCTCATAAGACGGAGCAAATGGGAGAATTTGAAAGTTTAATCAAATATATTTTTTGTGTTAATCGCAAATAGTGATTTTTCTTATAGGGTGTGTGATTTTATATACAGAGAAATGAAGCATATATTTGATACCATCAAGCCAGAAATTACCTCTGAGAGGTTAATAGTTTTTATGTGAATTAATTCACCCTTTTATGTGAATTGTTTCACCTTATGCAGTATTAGTAAATAAGTGAACGCATCTTCTGAAGCACACAACTGGGTCATGCAGGAACGGGAAAGGGGGGATGATTTCTTATGAAGAGACATGTTGTTCTTCGTAAGAAAGGACGGGAGAGGACCAGCAGGGGGATTTTTTCGAAGAGCTATATACTACTGGGGATTTGGTAAAGGAGAATATGCATTGAAAAAACTAATTACTTTGACAATCAGCGCAGCTTTACTGCTTGCGCCATTCGCTTACACGATTAACGCACCCGCTCTGAAATTGACGGTGGACGCAGTTTCGGCAGCTTCTGAAGAAGCGCCGGCAGCGACTGCAAAGCCAGCTGCTAAGCCAACCGCTAAGCCTACACCAAAGGCAACAGCAAAACCAACTGCAAAGCCTACACCAAAGGCAACAGCAAAACCAACTGCGAAACCAACGCCAAAAGCGACAGCTAAGCCAGCTGCTAAACCAGCTGCAACAGCAAAAGCAACAGCTAAACCGGCAGCAACAGCAAAACCGGCAGCAACAGCAAAAGCAACAGCAAAACCGGCAGCAACAGCTAAACCGGTTGCAACGGCTAAACCTGTAACGGTTAAACAGAACGTGTATCAAGACGGCGTATATGTTGCATACGGCAATGCTTACTCCAAGGGTACTGAAGGCGTAAAAGTTACGATCAAAGACGGAAAGATCGCTGATATCGTACTGATGAGAACCAACCCGAAAATCATCGACAACACGGTCAGCAACAACTATAGCGGCGTGTGGGTAGCTTACGGTCTGATGAAAGAAAGACTGCTTGGCAAAACCAGAGACGGCGCAGCAGCAGTAGATGCTGTATCTGGCGCAACCCGTACCAGCACTGGCTGGAAGCTGTCTGTGGACAGAGCATTTGAAAGAGCATTGAAAGTTAAACCGGCAGATGCTACTTACTTCGCAGGTGACCACATGGGTGTTGACCCTGAAGGTAAATACGCTGTATTCGCAAGCTATGATGCTAACAGCCTTACAGCAGTGAAGCTGTATCCGCTGACCAGCACTGGCAGCTTCGTTGACGAAAAAGCATACACAGCTGAACAAACTGCGGCAATTGCAGCAATTACACCTGTACTGCTCGCTAAAGGATCTTCCGCACAGCCGGTTGCCGGCTATGAAGCTGAATCCAAAGCAGCAATCAACGCTTTCTGGGATGCAGAGCAAAATGCCAAGATCAACAACACCTCTGCTTATGTTGACGGTTTCTATTCTTCTTACGGTACTGCAAGAAGCGTAGGCGTTGAAAGAGCCGATGTTGTTATCCGTAACGGCAAACTGGTAGACGTGAAACTGTACAGACTTGGAACCAACCTGATTGACAGAGGAACAACAGCTTATGCCGAAGTAGTAAAAGCTAACGCTCCAATGACTGCAAAATTGCTTGCTAACGGTTCTTATATTGCTAATTATGATGAAAAGGTAGACGGTATTTCCGGCGCTACTGAAAGCAGCCACGGCTGGAACCAGGCTGTACAAAGAGCATTTGAGAAAGCCCTGAAGGTTCCTACAGCAGGCCAATACTTCGACGGCAAATTCGCAGGTGTGGATAATCAATCCAAAATCCTGCTGCTGGTTGATGTTGCAGCTGACCAAGTAACCGGAATTAAACTCAGCCTGTTCGGAACAGACGGCAAGCTTATTGCCGATGACAAACTGACTGCTGACCAAAAAACACTGGTTGAACAGCTGACAGCAGGTCTGCTTGATAAAGGCGTGCAATTGGCTGATGTTGCTGGCCAAGAAGCTTTGTCCGCAGCAGCAAGAGCAGCGCTGACTGATGCATTGACTAATGCTTCCAAGGTACAAGGCACATACAAAGACGGTACTTTCACCTCTTACGGTAATGCTTATGATAAAGGCACCAACAAAGCTGATGTTACCCTGCGTAACGGCAAGATCGTAAATGTTGTTCTTACCCGCGTAGGTATGAACCTTGTAGACCTGGGCAAAGCAGCTTATGCTGAAGTGCAAAAGGCTATTCCTCAGCTCACAGCAAGCTTCCTGGCAGCTGGCACCAAAGAAGGCGTACAACAGGTTGATGCGGTGTCCGGCGCAACATCAAGCAGTAACGGATTCAAAACTGCAGTAGACAGAGCTTACGAAAAAGCAGAACTTGTAAAAGTTGATAAAGCAGCTTACTTCGACGGTATCTTCATCGGTACTAGCACTGATAAATCCGTAAATGTAATGGTTACTGTGAAGAACAATGTTCCTGTAGCAATGACTGTATACTATTTGGATAAAGCTGGAAAAGTTAAAATTCCAGAAATGCTGACAGCAGCTGAGATTTCCGTGAAGTTTGAAATCGAGTCCACTTCGAACGGCAAATCATTGCATAAATATGGATACAAAGCAGCAGCATTCGGTGCAAACGATGCTGAAAAGGCAGTCTCTGCAAAAGTCGTTGAAGCGATCACTTCCGCTCTGGCAACAGCAAGTAAATAAGTTGATTTACAACAAATGAAGGGGTTGTCCTTAGCCATGCAAGTGGCGGGGGACGACCCCTTTTTTGAATACATAGAAACGGTCACCACCCCTTTAAGGACGGTGAAGTCGTATTTCCTTAGTATTATCGTGTATAATAGTAGATTCATAAAGAACAGCGACATAATTAGCAATGACAATCGTATAGTATTTAAAGGGATTTCGGAGATGAATGTCTAAAGTTTACTATATACAACAGGTGAAAGCCTGTAAGTAACAGGAGGCTCCAACATGACACTTATTAAACAGCTATCGCCACAGGATGAATTCGTCGGCTTCTATCTGCTCAGAGAGCTGACGCTGAAACAAACAAACGGTACTCCTCCAAAGGATTATTTTGATATTGTACTCGGTGATTCCAGCGGCCAGTTATCGGCCAAGTATTGGGATGTCAGCACGACTGATAAAGAAACTTTTTTTCCGATGGCACTGGTAAAAGTTCGCGGCATTGCCCATACCTACCGTGAAAAGCTGCAGATCAAGGTCACCAAGATACGGCTGGCTAATGAGTCCGATGGCGTGTCACTGACCGATTTCATCCGTTCGGCGCCCATCCGTCCGGTGGATCTGATCCATACGATCAAAGGGGCTATGGCCAGTATCGCGGATCAGGAAATTTCAACGCTTGTCGCGTTTTGTGTAGGTAAGGTGGAAGAGAAGCTGATGCACTATCCGGCGGCTAAAACCCACCACCATGCGTATTTCGCCGGGCTTGCTTATCATATGGTACGGATGCTGGAAATCGGAGATTTCCTGTGCAAACAGCGTCCGTTCCTGAATCCCGATTTGATGAAAGCGGGGATTATCTTACATGATATCGCCAAACCGGAGGAAATGATCTCCCAGTTTGGAATTGTCTCGGATTACAGTGTTCAGGGTAAGCTAATCGGGCATATTTCGATGGCCTCGAACTGGATTACAGAGGCGGCGATCCGCTCTAATATTGATTTGGAATCCGAAAAAGTTCTGGCGCTGCAGCATCTGGTGTTGTCGCATCATAATTTGGGGGAATGGGGCAGCCCTGTTCAGCCGCAGACGGCGGAGGCGGTAGCCCTGCATCACATTGATGCTATGGATGCCAAGCTGCAGATGGTGGAGGATGCGCTGGATACAACGCCTGAAACCGAAGAATGGACACCTTTTATCCGGGGACTGGAAAATAAGGCGGTTTACCGCTTGAAGCTGTAAAGGCCAATTTCAATTGTTCCGTGAAGGTGAGTACTGGTGTGAGTAAGTTGTTTGCTATAAAAAATGCAAGAGCAGGTTCTTCCCCATCGGGGAGGAAGACCTGCTCTTTGTTGTGTTACATAATCGGCTGGACTTTGCCGGAATGTCCGCTTTGTTGATGGAACCGTCGAATGATTTCGCCATATGAGACGGACCGGTTCAATCAACGGTAAAACTACCGTTGATTTCGCTCATATGAGGCGAACCGGTTGAATCAACGGTAAAACTACCGTTGATTTACCTCATGTGCCGCGCTCCATCTGCAGATGTTTACACACTTGGACATTCAGCCCCGCTAACACAGCTGGCTTCTCTTAGAAATGAGGCTTAACAGACGGAGCCGCCTGCAGTGAAGAAAGCGCCTTGGCAGGCTGCTTTTTTCGGGGGGCTTTTTTAGGCGGTGATTTAAAAGGAGTGTATCCGCCTGTGAACATCTTACCGGCTGTATAACCCTGATTGTCTGCCAGCAGGAGCGGTTCAAACTTCTGGTCCTG of the Paenibacillus pedocola genome contains:
- a CDS encoding 3'-5' exoribonuclease YhaM family protein, translated to MTLIKQLSPQDEFVGFYLLRELTLKQTNGTPPKDYFDIVLGDSSGQLSAKYWDVSTTDKETFFPMALVKVRGIAHTYREKLQIKVTKIRLANESDGVSLTDFIRSAPIRPVDLIHTIKGAMASIADQEISTLVAFCVGKVEEKLMHYPAAKTHHHAYFAGLAYHMVRMLEIGDFLCKQRPFLNPDLMKAGIILHDIAKPEEMISQFGIVSDYSVQGKLIGHISMASNWITEAAIRSNIDLESEKVLALQHLVLSHHNLGEWGSPVQPQTAEAVALHHIDAMDAKLQMVEDALDTTPETEEWTPFIRGLENKAVYRLKL
- a CDS encoding FMN-binding protein; its protein translation is MKKLITLTISAALLLAPFAYTINAPALKLTVDAVSAASEEAPAATAKPAAKPTAKPTPKATAKPTAKPTPKATAKPTAKPTPKATAKPAAKPAATAKATAKPAATAKPAATAKATAKPAATAKPVATAKPVTVKQNVYQDGVYVAYGNAYSKGTEGVKVTIKDGKIADIVLMRTNPKIIDNTVSNNYSGVWVAYGLMKERLLGKTRDGAAAVDAVSGATRTSTGWKLSVDRAFERALKVKPADATYFAGDHMGVDPEGKYAVFASYDANSLTAVKLYPLTSTGSFVDEKAYTAEQTAAIAAITPVLLAKGSSAQPVAGYEAESKAAINAFWDAEQNAKINNTSAYVDGFYSSYGTARSVGVERADVVIRNGKLVDVKLYRLGTNLIDRGTTAYAEVVKANAPMTAKLLANGSYIANYDEKVDGISGATESSHGWNQAVQRAFEKALKVPTAGQYFDGKFAGVDNQSKILLLVDVAADQVTGIKLSLFGTDGKLIADDKLTADQKTLVEQLTAGLLDKGVQLADVAGQEALSAAARAALTDALTNASKVQGTYKDGTFTSYGNAYDKGTNKADVTLRNGKIVNVVLTRVGMNLVDLGKAAYAEVQKAIPQLTASFLAAGTKEGVQQVDAVSGATSSSNGFKTAVDRAYEKAELVKVDKAAYFDGIFIGTSTDKSVNVMVTVKNNVPVAMTVYYLDKAGKVKIPEMLTAAEISVKFEIESTSNGKSLHKYGYKAAAFGANDAEKAVSAKVVEAITSALATASK